In Rhinoderma darwinii isolate aRhiDar2 chromosome 5 unlocalized genomic scaffold, aRhiDar2.hap1 SUPER_5_unloc_52, whole genome shotgun sequence, the following are encoded in one genomic region:
- the LOC142696306 gene encoding uncharacterized protein LOC142696306 → METTMARIRDAAMQHGVGWLDALIAGALPPVPAAGEESEGRSSRRSRPQERPSSAESPRSGRRRGSPSRDPPPPAGPELHPGDGPRRSGRNPIRRARPEVTGGGGPRRPSSSLLSATTRPEVEAEPEVHAEPEVHAEPEVTAFSGADVPGAGGALQKDVRTSDPIRRKRRAASRWGARSPPAGAGRRVAAAATGRTRAASVSDAGPHPDKGGQRSARQVTSRRFIFDSPAEGLDRQGCQSEYVAPPADGRIVDKYVAPPAGGRTVDGPRSAGPRASPTRSARSYGERGVQEHHSLGSSRPTPGLSGVMDASAGRSPQGRTVGQVSSAGAGGGVSWPAVSRASVEGGVTMAMSLVERSVSAVTWQRYSAVWQVWEALLDNAQADLNPMNPPSQMHPVCLHPLLAKVTFALI, encoded by the exons atggagaccacgatggccaggatccgggatgcagcgatgcagcacggcgtgggatggctggatgcgctgattgccggggctcttcctccggttccagcggctggagaggagagtgagggacgcagcagcaggcgttccaggcctcaggagaggccttcatcagCAGAAtcacctcggtctggtcggcgccgagggagcccctccagggaccctcctcctcctgctggtccggagctgcaccctggcgacgggccgcggaggtctgggaggaatcccatcaggcgggcaagaccggaggtgacaggagggggggggccgcggcggccatcttcctccctcctgtctgcaacgacaagaccggaagtggaggcggaaccggaagtgcacgctgaaccggaagtgcacgctgaaccggaagtgacggctttctccggcgccgatgttcctggtgccggaggagctcttcagaaggacgtccggacatcagacccgatccggaggaagaggcgggcggcctccagatggggagcgagatcgcctcctgctggagcagggaggcgtgtggcggcggcagcgaccggaaggacccgggcagcttcggtgagcgacgccgggccccatccggacaagggggggcagcggtctgcgagACAAGTGACGAGCAGaagatttatttttgacagccctgcagaaggactggatcggcagggctgtcagtctgaatatgtcgcgccaccagcggatggcaggatcgtggacaaatatgtcgcgccaccagcgggtggcaggaccgtggacgggccgcgttccgctgggcctagagcttcACCGACCAGAAGTGCGCGGagttacggggagcgtggggtgcaggagcaccactccctaggatcgtcacgaccgacgcctggattatctggagtgatggacgcgtccgctgggaggtcacctcagggacgtacgg tgggacaggtttcgtctgctggcgccgggggcggagtctcatggcctgccgtgtccagagcatctgtggaaggtggtgtgacaatggcgatgtcgcttgtggaaaggtcggttagtgcggtcacgtggcagaggtacagtgcggtatggcaggtatgggaggcgttgttggataatgcgcaggcag ATCTCAATCCTATGAACCCCCCATCCCAAATGCACCCCGTCTGCCTCCATCCCCTTCTCGCTAAGGTCACATTTGCGTTAATATGA